A genomic segment from Oncorhynchus clarkii lewisi isolate Uvic-CL-2024 chromosome 12, UVic_Ocla_1.0, whole genome shotgun sequence encodes:
- the LOC139423171 gene encoding PRKR-interacting protein 1 homolog, with product MSATREKDGRPGKPSGKESQPLIIAKTPAEEQRLKLERLMRNPDKPAPIPDRPKEWNPRAPPEFVRDVMGSSAGAGSGEFHVYRHLRRREYQRQDFLDKMTEKQKMDLDYLDKVSDNQQAADERTAKRRKKREKLKQKKLMAKKAKQEANNVEDSEKSSSSGEEDDQEREAEDDAEAPSFVMGKR from the exons ATGTCGGCGACCAGGGAAAAGGATGGTCGACCTGGGAAACCGTCAGGAAAGGAATCTCAACCTTTGATTATAGCCAAAACTCCGGCAGAGGAGCAGCGCCTTAAATTGGAGAGATTGATGAGAAACCCT GATAAACCTGCTCCTATCCCAGACCGACCAAAAGAATGGAACCCTCGGGCTCCTCCGGAGTTTGTGCGGGATGTGATGG GCTCCAGTGCAGGGGCTGGCAGTGGAGAGTTCCATGTGTACAGACACCTTCGCAGGCGAGAGTATCAGAGACAGGACTTCCTGGACAAGATGACTGAGAAG CAAAAGATGGATTTGGACTATCTTGACAAGGTGTCAGATAACCAACAGGCAGCTGATGAAAGAACAGCCAAACGCAGGAAGAAAAG GGAAAAGCTGAAGCAGAAGAAGCTTATGGCAAAGAAAGCCAAGCAGGAAGCCAACAACGTTGAAG ATTCTGAGAAGTCCTCCTCCAGCGGTGAAGAGGACGACCAGGAGAGGGAGGCTGAGGATGATGCAGAGGCGCCCAGCTTCGTCATGGGGAAGAGGTGA